ATAAAGTGAGAATTCTGACATTATGAAGTTCATTCTTTCTCCCATCATTTTAGGTTCCATCGTGGTTTTGTTTTCCTTAGGTTGCAAAAAGGAAGTGGTGGATGCAAACATTTGGATTGAAGAACACAAAGAAGAAAAAGTTCTGAACCTTTCCAATAAAGAGGTAGGGATTCTTCCCACTTCTATTGGAAACTTATCAAATGTTGAGGAACTCACCCTTCAATACGATTCACTCACTACTTTACCTAAAGAAATTGGAAATCTAAAACAACTGAGGATTTTAAATCTTTTTGGAAACCCTCTCACTGATTTACCGGAAGAACTCGGAAATTTACAAAACCTGGAAGTTTTACTCCTCGGCCGCACCCAATTGCGAGAAATTCCACCAGTCATTTCAAGATTAAAACATCTAAAAACCCTTGCTTTGGATGAAACCAAAGTGCAACTAACAGAAGCGGACGTGGACGTGATCGCAAACCTCCCCCACTTGGAAATCCTTGACCTAAGCCTAATGAGAGAATACAAAACACTCCCCAAAAATTTGGCAAAACTCTCCTTTCTGAAACAACTTGTTTTACAAAAAACTCTTTTGGAAAAATCGGATGTGATGAGGCTTCGAGACGAGTTACCCAAGGTGCGAGTGAAACTATAAGAGTTTCGATATTTTTTTTCCGTTTTCTCTTTGGAATAGAATTCAAACACTGGTCTTACTATGGCCAAAACAGAAACGGAAAATCCTTACTCTAAAACAGTTCTCTTACCGGAGACTCATTTTCCCATGAAAGCCGACCTGGCAAAACGTGAGCCAGGCCAAATCAAAATTTGGAAAGACCAAAAGGTGTTCCAAAAAATGAAAGAAGTTCGAAAAAACAAACCTTCGTTTGTTTTGCATGACGGGCCACCGTATGCCAATGGAAATTTCCATGTTGGTCACTCCCTCAATAAAATTTTAAAAGATATCATCATAAAATCCAAAACTCTTTCTGGTTTCCAAACCGATATGATCCCAGGTTGGGATTGCCACGGTCTTCCTATCGAAGTACAAGTATTAAAGAATCTTGGAAAAGAAGCAAGGAATACGAGTCCGAGTGATCTTAGAAAAAAATGCAGAGAGTATGCAACTGAGTTTGTAGGCAAACAAGGTGAAGATTTAAATCGGTTTTTATGTTTTTGGGATGAAGAACACAAATACCTCACCATGGCTCCTGAATTTGAAGCAAGGATTGTAGAAGTGTTTGGATCTCTTTTTGAAAAGGGATATATCTACAAAGGAAAAAAACCAGTTTATTGGTGTATTGATTTGGCAACTGCTCATGCGGAAGCAGAGATCGAATACCAAAACCATGTTTCTCCTTCCATCTATGTAAAGTTTCCTGTCAAAGGAGAAGCAGATACATATTGCCTCATCTGGACCACAACTCCATGGACACTTCCTGCAAACCTTGCGATTTGTTTTAACGAAGAACTTCCCTACTCTATTTTCCAATCAGACAGTCATGGCCGACTAATACTTGCTGAAGGTTTAAAAGAAGCAGTAGAACAAAAAACGGGTATCACACTTACCAAAATCAAATCCCTCTCCAATGTTGACTTAAAACAAATGGTTTTCCTCCATCCATTTTTAGAACGTGAATCCATACCACTTTTTGGTAACCATGTCACACTTGATGCAGGAACAGGTTGTGTGCATACAGCACCAGGTCATGGAACAGATGACTACCGCGTGGGAACTGCTGCGGGACTTCCAACTCTTTCCCCCGTAGACGATTACGGCCGTTATACGGATGAGTTTGAAATGATGAAAGGTGTAAAAATCTGGGATGCCAATCCAAAGATTGTTGAACTACTCCGAGAAAAAAATGCCCTTGTTCATTTTTCGGAATTCACCCACTCTTATCCACATAGTTGGAGGAGTAAAAAACCTCTTATCTTTCGTGCGACACCACAATGGTTTTTTTCCATCGACCATAATGGACTCCGCGAAGAATCACTGAAGGCCATCGACAAAGTTCAGTGGATCCCCGACTGGGGGATCACAAGGATTCGTTCCATGGTAGAATCTAGACCTGACTGGTGTTTGTCGAGGCAAAGGAATTGGGGTGTACCGATCCCTTCCTTTACTTGTAAGTCATGTGGACAGACCCATCTTGATGACAAAACCATCCAACACTTCATCCAAATTGTTAAAAAAGAAGGGATCGAAGTTTGGTATGAAAAAGATGCCAAAGACTTATTGCCACAAGGTTCAAAGTGTAACAAATGTGGGTCCGAAGACCTAAAACAAGACAAAGATATCTTAGATGTATGGTTTGATTCAGGCGTTTCCAGCTTTGCCGTGTTTGGTGATTCGATGGGTAAAGAACCTGCTGATTTATATTTGGAAGGGTCGGACCAACACCGAGGTTGGTTCCAATCTTCCCTTTGGCCATCTATGGCAATCCGTAAAACACCTCCGTATAAATCCGTCCTCACACATGGATATGTATTAGATGACAAAGGTCATGCGATGTCCAAGTCCCTTGGCAATGTGATCAATCCAACAACAGATATCATCAACCAATATGGAGCAGATATTTTACGCCTTTGGGTGAGCACACAAGATTTCCGAGATGATGTAAAAATTGGAAAAGACTCCATCAAAACTGTCTCTGAAGCATATCGTAAAATTAGAAACACCTTTCGGTATTTATTAGGAAATACAAACTCCTCCACACTCGAATGGAATCTGAAACAAAAAGACCTCGAAACCATTGATAGATACTACCTTCACAAACTGGCAAAGCTGAATGAGGATGTCAAAAAACTTTATGACTCCTACCAGTTCCACCAAGTGTATCATAAAGTTCTTGTTTTCTGTACGGTAGATTTATCACAAGATTACTTTGAAATCATCCGCGATCGAATGTATTGTGATGCGAAAGATTCTAAAACAAGACGTTCTTCGGAATACACACTGGCAGTGATTTTGGAAGTGCTTTCCAAACTTCTTGCTCCCATCCTTTCCTTCACTACCGAAGAAGTATGGTCTACCTTCGGAAAAAAAGATTCTGTTTTTTATTCAGATTTTTTTGACCTATCAGAATGGCTGGATGATTCTCTTGAATCCGAATTCAAACATGTGTTTGCAACAAAAGAAGAAGTCCAAAAAGCATTAGAAGAAGCAAGAAAACTCGGAAAACTTGGTAAGTCACTTGAAGCAGAGGTTTTCATTCCAGGAAATTCCTTAAAAGATTCAAAGTTTTCGAAAGATGACCTTAGTCTATTTTTTGTGGTATCGGAAGTATCTTTTGATCAAAATGAAATCAGTGAAGTCTATTCGGAATGGAAAGGTGAAACAGGTACAATCCAAATTCGGAAACCACACCACCATGAATGCCCACGTTGCTGGCGCCATGTATCGGAATCGGCAAGTACCCTATGCAAACGTTGTGCAGACGTTGTTTCAAAACTCTCCCCTAAGTAATGTTAGGGGATTTTCGTTTCCACTTTCGCAAAAACCTACCAATGATGATTTCGGATTCCGAAAGCCGTGTGTAGGTAGCGATTCCAAAATATAAAACTACAGCAGGAACCATCGAAATGGTTAAACAGATCCGACTTAGATTTGCATAACTCAGACCAAGGGTATTTGTTCCCCAATTTTGTAAGTTTGGTTTGATCAACCATTCGGAAAACAAAAGCCAAAAGAAAAGCCCAGACAAAGCCGGTACCATTTTCAAAATCCGTTTCCCAACAGTAACAAATGGAATTTGCACTTGGTGTGTTTTTAAAAAAAACAATAACAGCGATGAAGTTACAATTGCACTCAAGGCCGAAGCGAGAGCGATTGCTGAGTGTTTTAAAAAAAACATAAGGCCAATACTCACAACAACACTAAGGACAAAGGAAATCAATTGGATCCGAAGAGGAGTTTTTGTATCGGAGAATGCATAATAAGAGGATACAAGCACTTTATTGATGCTATAAAATGGAATCGCAAGTGAATAAAACACGAGTGGGAAAAATGCAGTAAGAGTGGCAAGATGGTCCCAACGTCCACCATAATAGATCGAATCCAAAACTGTTTCCCCAAGAACCGCCAAACCTATGCTTGCTGGCAAAGTCAAAAAAAACGCAAACGACAATACATCTGAAATTTCTTTTGGAACATTTTCTTCCCTCCCTTCTCGTAAATCTTTTAAAAGAGACGGAAGGATGGTTGTTGCAAGGGCCACCCCAATGATCCCTGTGGGGAGTTGCACAAGCCTTTGGGAATAATCCAAACTGACAACTGCACCAAGCCCTGGGTTTTGGTTTTGGATGTAGTTTGCAAGAAAGATGTCCACAAGGAGCCCAAATTGGTAAAAACTTCCACCAAGAGCCGCAGGTAACATGAGTTTAAAAATCTTTTTGATCGCAGGGTGTTTGAAATCTAATCGAAAGATAGGTCCAAAACCATTATGGTAAACAAACCAACCTTGCACCATAAGTTGTAATACCCCACCACAAACAATTCCATATGCAAGGTAAAATACCCGATCTTTGATTTCGTGATAAAAAGGAAAAACAAAAAGAAATACTGCAAGATAACTAAAGTTAAGAATGATAGGAGACAAAGAAGGAACAAAGTATTTATGATGTGAGTTGGAAATCGACATAAAAATCGACGAAAGACTCGCCGTCATAATGAGAAAAAACAATACTAATGAAAGTTCAACGACCAAATTTCCATATTCTGGCGTTCCACCAACAAGTGTGGGTAAAAACTGAGCAGCGAATAGCCAAAAACATGCGACAAATATTGACAAACATAGGAAAAGGAAACTCAGAACCGTTCCCGCCATCACTCGGGCTTCCATCACACCCATCTTTTCATATTCAGAGAAAATTGGCATAAAAGATTGGCTTAAGGTTCCTTCCGCAAGAAGGTTTCGAAACATATTGGGAAGTCGGTAAGCAACGCTAAAAGCAGAAGCTACCATACCCGTTCCAAAACTAACAGCCATAAAGTGGTCACGTATAAGACCTAATATTCTAGATAAAAACGTGTAAAAAGATAAAGCAAGGGATCGTTTTGTACTGGATTCGTTCCCAGGGACTTGGTTTGTCATACGACCAGGATTTAGAGAGGATTTAATTTTTCAAGAAAACGGATGGAACCATTGGGACTCAATTGGAACTGTGTTTTACAACTTGGGCATTCGTGTTTTCCAAATTTAAATAACCTGAGTCTTGTCCCACATACTTCACATTGGATGATCCTTTCGACTGTTTCCAATTGTTTGGTTTTCGATTGGATATAACTCGGTATTTTGTCCAACTTTATTTCTGGTTCATGACCTGATTTGTAATGAGAAAATCGCCTTTCCAGTTCAGAACTCAAAGATTCTTTAATCTCTAATCTGAGTTGGTTTATCTTTTCTTCGAGAACAGTTTCCATTGGGGAAGGTGTAGTTTTAGTATTCGGAAGATCATCTTTGATTGATTCCAATGTCGAAATGGGTTCTTTGTCTCGTACTACACTTCCTTCTTCTTTTGATTTCCCTGTAAAATAAAATCGAATTTTATTTCCTTCCGCCTTTCCCCCAAGACCTAATTCCTTTTTGTCGGTTGGATTTTCATACTTTGTTATTTCTGTCTTTTCTCTTTCATGGGAAGATACATCTACTTGTAATAAAAAAGATTCTGCAGCATTATGGCTTCGAAAAATTGGAAGTGTTTCAAATAGTCCCACCAATTTCAGTACATCTTCCACTTCAGATTTTAATCCATAAATTGCATACACAGCATTTGATTTTACAATTTGTTTGTGAATTTTAACAAGGATACTGATTCCATTTGATGTGATGAAATCAAGTGCCCCAAGTTGGAATAAAAATTTCCGATAACCTTTGTTTAGTTGTGATTCGAAGTAACGATAAAAATCGTCAGCACTACTTCCGTCCAAACCACCTTTTAATTGAATGGAAAATACTTTGTCTTTTGATTCCATAAATTATCCTAAGAAAATTGCATCTCTCACTGTAGATTCATTTGTTTCAACATTCACTTGGTCAATCACAGGACCACCTGGTAATACTTCCAACTCGGAAGTTGATTCCTTTTCATTTGTTGGTATTTCTTCTTGTAAAACACTCACTTGTGATGTTGGTTCCAATGTTTTTTTCTGAAAGATTGGTAATGATTCTCCAGTTCCATTTTCAACCAAATGGTCTTTTGTCACAAACATTGAATAGGCGACAAAAACTCCTGTGAGTAATAAACTTACTACGAAGGCGATGAGAAAGTAATTAAATACCATCCATTCCACAAGTTTCCATTGGTTTTCAAATAATAGTCCTAAATTCCCGCGCTCATACACAAGGATGACAAGTCCAGAAACATCTAAGGTTCCTGGTTTGTATAATGGTGTCGTGAGTCTGATTGTATTGGATTTAGCTAAAGGGAGAAAGGATACCACCCATTCAAATCCACTTCGAATTTTCGGATCTCGTTTGGAATTAAGGATTGGGTTTTCACCATTTTCTGGTTCCGACCATTCCCATTTTTTCATCCGTATGCCTTTGCGAAAAAACGTAGATTTGGATAATTCTTCGTCTGGTTTTCGTTTTCGGAGTTCTTCTAATGTAAAAATAGTATCAGTGGAAACAAGTAATGTAGCATCTGGTGCATACAAACTGATCTTTAAAAAACGAAACTCTTCTGGATCATTTTTGGATTGTTCCACATACCGTTGGAACATCTTTTCAATTTCCACATAACCTTCGTTATTAAGCCTATGTTCAGCGCTTTTAGCTAAAGCAAGACTCAAATCCCTTGCTCTATGATCAGAAATAAATTGTTCTTGGACGAGAGCATTTTGTAAGGACTCATAAAATGTCCAAACTACCCCACTGAGTGCAAGGGTTTCCGAGAGGATAAAAAATAAGATAAAGGATAGAAAAAAACGTGAATATTTCATGGATCCCCCTTTTACTTTTCGGCCAAATCCATAAAAAGGACATAAGAAATTCGAGGTTAAGGGAGGAGGGAAAGGAAGTGTTTTGAGAAACGTAAAACAAATTCCTTCCTTTTTTTTGGATACCCTTCGGAAAAACCGAGATTACTGAGAGAAGTCATATCCTCGGACCTTGCCCCACATGGGTTGATGAGGGAAAAGGTTTTTAGGGAATTGATTCCGTTTAAGGCAAAACCAAAACTAGTGAAGTATGATTTGGCAAAAATTCCTTCTGAGATCAGTTTTTGCTTCAAATCCACTGTATACAATCCAGGTGATTTCGGATTTTCAACCACAACGAGTCCCCAGGTATCTTTCACAGCAACCACCAAACTTTCGTTTAAGTTTCGCAAAAAATCTCCTAAACTTAAATTCCTTTTTTTCAAATCTAGATGGAGGTATCCTACAATTTGGCCTGGTTCATGGGCAGTAAAATCACCACCTCTTGGCAAACTGATAAAGTCCACACCGAGTTCTTCCAGTCTTTGTTTGGATACCAAAAGATTTTCCGCTTTCGCACCTATGCCCCCTGTCAAACATGGACTGTGTTCCAAAAAGAGCATGGATTCCCTTCGATTTTTCCTGGAATTTTCCTGGAAATCCAAGTATCTTTGGTAAGGTACAATCGAAGGAAAGAGATAGGAAGGTAGTCCTTTTTGATGGAGAAACTTTTGCATGCGATCCTTTGGATCCTCGAAAAATCACCGAATGGCCGAGCTCGCTTAGATTTAGCGAAGCTTCTCTACTATTCGGATGGTGTCCATTTCCAAAAACATGCGGAAATGATCACAAGAGGAGACTATATCCACTTAGAAGACTCACCTTACCCCGTCAAACTGAACGAAGCCCTTTTATTTTTAAAAGACAAGGGTCATATTGAAGTGGTTCCCAAAATTGAAGGGAATGGCATCCAAGGTTTTGCCTTACGATTTGTAAAACCACTAGAGGGTCTTATCCTTTCGCGGGAAGAAAAACGTGTGATGATGAAGGTTGTGGAAGCTTTCCGTGGACGTGTGGTGGATGAAAACCGCCATTACCCAAACCTTTACGAAAATTATGTCGTCACTCCCTTATTTGCGGCCATTCCGTTTTCCGTGGACAGGATCAATACGAAAATCCACGTCCTTGTCCAAAAAAGCCTTTTGAATCTATCGGGCAAAATGTTTAGAGTTTTATTTGAGAGGTCAGAATGATCATCACTGTTTGCAAAGGCAAAATCCACAGAGCCGTCGTTACCGAGGCGGAACTCCACTACGAAGGTAGTCTCACCGTCGACCAAGACCTAATGGATATGGCCGGGATGAGACCCTATGAACAAGTGAGTGTAGTGAACGTAAATAACGGCGCCAGATTCGAAACCTACCTAATTGTAGGAGAACGAGGTTCGGGAACCATTTGTTTGAATGGAGCAGCCGCTCGGCTTGGGATGAAGGGTGACAAAGTCATCATCATCACTTATGGCCAAGCGGATGAAAAGGACCTCCCAAGCGACTACAAACCGAAAGTTGTCTTCGTGGATGAAAACAATCGGCCGAAAAAAGCCTAAATTCCCTAATTTTTCTAGGGCATTTCTTCGATACTAACTGTATAAACCAAATTGGTAGTCGGAACATGAACAAAACAATATTCGCTCTTTCATTCACCCTTCTCACTTGTGCTCTTATTGCACAAGAATCAGGGAATCCACAAGGGACACAGGTTTCCGCCGCTTCTTCCAAAGACAACCGGGATCTTTATCCGCTTTCTATGTATGATGCAAGGATCCGTTTAAAGAACGTAAGTTTTGTTAGACGACATGCTGACACGGGTAAAGGTGAATTTTTAGACGTACAAGTGGAAATAGAATCCAGAGTTCCAGAAGACCACGAATATTCTATTTTTGTTTTAGCAGGTTTTGAAGGCGATCGAGTGAACAAAGACGAAAGAAGACTTGTTCCTTATCCTGCATGGCGTAAAGCTGATCCAGAAAAAGATGAAAGAACATTATACTTCTCTAATATCATGCCAACTCCTTTCACAGCCAAAGAAATTTGGGGTGAAGAAACATACGCAAAAAAAAGAGAAGAAATGGAAAAACGCCATTATTCTGGATTCGAAGCTGAAATGCCAGAACCTACTTTTACAGAAGTAGTGGATTACCTCTGTAAAAACAATGCAAAGGCTCTCCCCTTCACTCTGTTTGGTGAGACTGGTCCTTCAAAAGAAAAACAAGTAATTTATAATTATGTAGCTCAAACTGCGGATGAAAAGAAACGCCAGGTGCATGAAACCTTGCCAAAACATACGTATACAATTTACAATAATAAATACAAAACAACCATTACAAGCCACCACTACACTCAATACAGACCTAATTTCTTAAGTTTTAACAAAGTAGCGGTTCTTGTGTTTGATACAAAAAAACAAACCAACAGTTTGTTATTCCGTAAGTTCATTGATATCTCTGATTTAAAGATTACCTACTAACAAGTTTCAATTTGTTCCCATCCTCCAAGGCCGTCACTGGTCTTGGTCGGGTAACCCATCTTCTTCTCAACTTCCGTTTCGGTTCCAAATCTTTAAAAATTCCAAACCCAATTGGATTTGGGTTGATTCCATTTCGAATGAAGAAACACAAACCACAAAGTAATTTGCATCTGCTTTTTTGAATTGGATTAGTGGTCGGTGCCTTCTGGGCGGATGGGTGGAAACTGTTCGGATGCCCGAAGTCGCCACTCATCTTCTGGGTGGTTCAGGTGTAACCATCCGTTTGCGAAATCCCATCGACCGTCCAAATCCAAAAAATCCCAGAAAATTGCCTGGTTCATGTATTTGTAGGTATCAAGTAAATCGAGGAGGTCCCTGCGTTTGCGAGGAGAATTGTCCATTCTATTCCAGTTTCGGTAAACTATGGCCCAGGTCGACGTTTTTTATGGACAAAACCAGGTCTTTCTGCCGAAAATGAAACAGACATGGCAATCACGAAGGAAAAAAAAGCTGACTTCAATGACAAATTGGTAGATTTCAAAAACTACCTGGAAGAGTTAAAAAAAGAAGCCAATATTTTCAAAGTACAAGCCAAAAAAAGTAAGGACATGGAACCTTATTTTAATATTTCCCTTGCTATCAATTCCATTAAAACCATTAACACCTGTATTGTGATCAATGAACTTTCAACGGCCATCCTTGAGATCAATAATAACAACTACTTAGAGACTGCACGAAAAGAGATTTATAACTGTATTTCCTACATTGAAAAAACAGTTGGGAATAACGTTGATGGATCCCTTTCCGAAAACAAAGAACAACTTGCCAAAATTGAAAGGTTCACTCCGACACAAAGATTAAACCTCATCAAAGGTTTACTCCAAGCGATGAAAAAAACCATCACAGCTTTTGGTACAAACTCGAAGTGGAAATGGTCATGGCCCGATATCCATTTTCGCGTAGCGGCATGTACTAAAAACAGCGTAGCGGCATGTACTAAAAACATATTCGATTTCATTGCGTATGAAAAAGAACAAGATTTAGAAAATCCTTATTATTATATCCGAAAAGAACACTTTAACCTCATCATCGAACTTGCCAACCAAGCCGCACAGGACTACCGTTCCAAATTTGAAATGTCAACACAAGATTCCACAGATTTGAAACATTCCGTGGAAATGTTGGAGATGAACCGTAAAATATTCCAAATTACAGGCGAAAATGAAGATTTGGAAAAAACTAAAACACTCATTGAGTCCTTCCAACAAAAGATCGCCGACCTCGAATCCGACGATAAAAAGAAAAAAAAGAAACAATAATCGACTATTTTGCCTAGAATATCCAGTCTAGTTTATAGAAAGGTTAAACGTTTCAAAAGGAGATTTCGAAATATGGCACTTACAGAAATCAATGACGCCAATTTCAAAGCAGAAACTGCAAATGGCGTGGTTTTAGTAGATTGTTGGGCAGAATGGTGTGGACCATGTAGAATGGTGGCTCCTGTTCTTGACGAACTTTCGCAAGAAATGGCGGATATCAAAATTACAAAACTAAATGTTGATTTCAACCAAAAGACAGCGCAAGAGTTGGGAATCCAATCGATCCCTACCCTTCTACTCTATAAAGATGGAGTTTTAGTAGACAAAGCAATTGGTGCTTTACCAAAACCGCAAATTAAAAAATTTATAGAAAATCACAAGTAGGAAATAAATTATCCCCTAATGGTCAGTTCCGAACCTAATGGTTTTACAGCACTCCCTAGAGGGGGATATTTAGTCGATACATCAGAAGGTTACATCCAATTTGGATCCCCTCCTGAGACAATTAAAGACACCATGGGGCTTGAAAAAAAGACTCCTTTGGTGTTTGTTCTCCCCAATAAATTCTTCCATGTAGAAAAAGGCATCTCCATTGCCGAATTAGAATTCCCCATTTATTTTAATTTTTTCTTTCGTGGTGGTAAAAAAACTTTTATCGTATGTTCTGCGGAACAAAAAGAACAGCTAACTATTGTTCTCGGGGAATCTCTTATGGGACCTCAGGAAGTAAATTTATCTTCTGAGTTCATCGATGGGGCAGACAGTTTTGGTTTCCCAGACATCAAAGCAGAAATGGCATACTTTCGTAGTTATAAAACTATGGAAGAAGTAGTTGAGTTTGTTTTATTTGATGAATCCCACAAAGCAAAGTTTGGTGGTATCACTATCGAACAATTGCCTTCGAATGAATTCCTTATTGTTGATGGTGAGAAAAAAATCAAAATCCCAGGGGAAGTTGATTTCCATGTCAAATATGATATTGGTAAAAGATTAGAAGAACCATTCCAACCTCCCCTCATCGGAATCACATGCCTTGGACCATCCCATGGTTTTGATCCCTCAGACAACACTTCTGGATTTATCATTTGGCTGAATGGCCAAGGGATCATGGTGGACCCACCTGTAAACTCTACTGAATGGTTACGGGAATCCAATGTAAATCCTAAGTTCATCAACTCCATCATTCTCACCCACTGCCACGCAGACCATGATGCTGGAACCTTCCAAAAAATCTTAGAAGAATCCAAAATCACCATTTATGCAACTGCAACCGTAATGGAATCTTTTCTCAAAAAATACTGCAGTCTAACAAAAATTCCACGGAAAGAAATCACAGACTTATTTGATTTTATCCCAGTCGTCATTGGTAGACCCACCATCATCAATGGTGGTGAATTTTATTTTCACTATGCCATTCATTCTATCCCTTCCGTTGGATTTGAATTTTTTTTCCAAGACCAATCCTTTTATTATACTTCGGACCATTTGAATGACCCTGATGCCTTCGAAGATATGTACAAAAAAGGTGTTTTACCAGAAACAAGGTATCAGTTCCTAAAAGACTTTCCTTGGGATCGAAAAATCATTTACCACGAAGCGGGAGTTCCACCCCTACATACAAAAATTAGTTATTTGGCCTCCCTTCCGGAAGAAGTCCAAAAACGAATCACTGTTTACCATATCGCAGCAAAGGATATGCCAGAAGGTAACCACCTAACTCTCGCTAAGTTTGGTATTGAAAATACTTTGTATCCGGAGATCACTCCACCCAAACACCAAGAAGCTTTCCAACTTTTGGAAATTTTATCACAAATTGATATCTTCTCTGGATTCCCCATTGAAAAGGCAAAAGAGTTCTTACAAATCGTAAAAGAAGAACGATTCCGTCGCGGAGAACAAATCATCAAAAAAGGAACCCATGGGGACAGATTCTTTATCATTGCCTCTGGGAATGTTCGATTTGAAGGACTATCCAGCGACCACTCCGCCGTAAAACGATACGGAACCTATGAGTATTTTGGGGAAGCATCTCTTATCCTCGACACTGTGCGCCAAGCGGATGTGTATGCGGAAACCGATGTCCTTGCGCTCACAATCGAAAAAACACGTTTTTTCCAGTTCATCCGTGGGTCCAAACTCCACGAAAACTTAATCAAACTGAATAGCATCCGAGAGACCAATACTTGGAAAACCCTCACAGAATCCCAAACATTCCGTGGGCTCACCAGTTACCAAGTCACCCAACTAGAACTCATTTTGAAGCTCGAAACGGTCAAAAAAGAGGCTGTACTCATTGAAGAAAGCCAAACTTTCCAAAATGCCTACATTGTTCGGTCTGGAACGGTTGTTGTGATGCAAAACCACAAAACCATCCGGGAACTCGGTGCTGGTGATTTTGTGGGTGAGATTTACTCCCTCACCAAAGGCCTACCTTCACATTTCAGTTTCATCGCATGGCCAGGGACAGAACTCTACGTGCTTTCCCAAGAAGACGCCATCCAGTACATCAAGAAAAATCCTGGTGTCTATATGAAGCTGAACACTGTTTATAATTGACCTCATTTCGCCATTTCTGTAACATTTCCATATCAAGGAGTCACAAATTTTATGGAGCGTATCCTCCCCTTTACTGAAGAACACCACCAATTCCGCGAGATGGCTCGGAAATTTTTTGAAACAGAAGTAAAACCACACCACGAAGAATGGGAAAAAAACCATATCGTACCGAAAGAAGTTTGGAGAAAGGCCGGCGAAAACGGACTGCTCTGCCCCGATGTTCCGATGGAATATGGTGGGTCAGGT
The sequence above is a segment of the Leptospira sp. WS39.C2 genome. Coding sequences within it:
- a CDS encoding cAMP/cGMP-dependent 3',5'-cyclic-AMP/GMP phosphodiesterase, yielding MVSSEPNGFTALPRGGYLVDTSEGYIQFGSPPETIKDTMGLEKKTPLVFVLPNKFFHVEKGISIAELEFPIYFNFFFRGGKKTFIVCSAEQKEQLTIVLGESLMGPQEVNLSSEFIDGADSFGFPDIKAEMAYFRSYKTMEEVVEFVLFDESHKAKFGGITIEQLPSNEFLIVDGEKKIKIPGEVDFHVKYDIGKRLEEPFQPPLIGITCLGPSHGFDPSDNTSGFIIWLNGQGIMVDPPVNSTEWLRESNVNPKFINSIILTHCHADHDAGTFQKILEESKITIYATATVMESFLKKYCSLTKIPRKEITDLFDFIPVVIGRPTIINGGEFYFHYAIHSIPSVGFEFFFQDQSFYYTSDHLNDPDAFEDMYKKGVLPETRYQFLKDFPWDRKIIYHEAGVPPLHTKISYLASLPEEVQKRITVYHIAAKDMPEGNHLTLAKFGIENTLYPEITPPKHQEAFQLLEILSQIDIFSGFPIEKAKEFLQIVKEERFRRGEQIIKKGTHGDRFFIIASGNVRFEGLSSDHSAVKRYGTYEYFGEASLILDTVRQADVYAETDVLALTIEKTRFFQFIRGSKLHENLIKLNSIRETNTWKTLTESQTFRGLTSYQVTQLELILKLETVKKEAVLIEESQTFQNAYIVRSGTVVVMQNHKTIRELGAGDFVGEIYSLTKGLPSHFSFIAWPGTELYVLSQEDAIQYIKKNPGVYMKLNTVYN
- the trxA gene encoding thioredoxin — translated: MALTEINDANFKAETANGVVLVDCWAEWCGPCRMVAPVLDELSQEMADIKITKLNVDFNQKTAQELGIQSIPTLLLYKDGVLVDKAIGALPKPQIKKFIENHK
- a CDS encoding type II toxin-antitoxin system antitoxin SocA domain-containing protein is translated as MEKLLHAILWILEKSPNGRARLDLAKLLYYSDGVHFQKHAEMITRGDYIHLEDSPYPVKLNEALLFLKDKGHIEVVPKIEGNGIQGFALRFVKPLEGLILSREEKRVMMKVVEAFRGRVVDENRHYPNLYENYVVTPLFAAIPFSVDRINTKIHVLVQKSLLNLSGKMFRVLFERSE
- the panD gene encoding aspartate 1-decarboxylase gives rise to the protein MIITVCKGKIHRAVVTEAELHYEGSLTVDQDLMDMAGMRPYEQVSVVNVNNGARFETYLIVGERGSGTICLNGAAARLGMKGDKVIIITYGQADEKDLPSDYKPKVVFVDENNRPKKA